In Ciconia boyciana chromosome 3, ASM3463844v1, whole genome shotgun sequence, a genomic segment contains:
- the MYCT1 gene encoding myc target protein 1, whose translation MDRNNSTYSPITWPPKFWEQITIAFTVSMVVGLVIGGIIWALFTCLSRRRASAHISQGSSSAFSRRSRPSSHGNTTGRTGFYRNSSCERRSNLSLASLTFQRQASLEQANSFPRKSSFRASTFHPFLQCPPLPVETNSQLITLTPTNTTTTLVGSTTNSLSRPEFHWSNNSLRICHSTQTPPPAYETIIKAFPDS comes from the coding sequence agcAGATAACAATAGCCTTCACAGTGTCCATGGTGGTTGGACTGGTGATTGGAGGGATCATCTGGGCGTTGTTCACTTGCTTGTCCCGTCGCAGAGCTAGCGCCCACATTTCCCAGGGGAGCTCCTCAGCCTTCAGCCGTCGGTCCAGACCCTCCTCCCATGGCAACACTACTGGCAGGACTGGATTTTACcgcaacagcagctgtgaaCGTCGGAGCAACCTCAGCCTGGCCAGCCTCACCTTCCAGCGGCAAGCCTCCTTGGAGCAAGCCAACTCTTTCCCCAGGAAGTCAAGCTTCCGCGCGTCCACCTTCCACCCTTTCCTGCAGtgtcctcccctccctgtgGAGACGAACAGTCAGCTGATCACTCTCACTCCCACAAATACCACCACAACCCTTGTGGGAAGCACCACCAACAGCTTAAGTCGACCCGAATTCCACTGGTCTAACAACAGCCTCCGCATCTGCCACTCCACACAAACCCCCCCTCCCGCCTATGAAACCATCATAAAAGCTTTCCCAGACTCCTGA